One stretch of Streptomyces zhihengii DNA includes these proteins:
- a CDS encoding zinc-binding dehydrogenase, giving the protein MDTPESMRAVRITAHGGPEVLETAKVPVPVPQRGEVLIRVAAVALNNTDLWTREGAYGRPGDPDALSGWRGPIEFPRIQGADVAGRIAAVGTGVDAGLLGRRVVVDPAIYDAEGPHANPVGLMGSERDGGYAEYVTAPVDRVHDMTASPLTDDQLATLPTAYGTALGMIERGRLREGETALVSGASGGVGLALVQLARARGARVLAVSSGAKTAQVREAGAHETVDRAGDLTGQIRAAAPDGIDVALDVVAGELVADGLPLLREGGRWVVAGALGGHDVTFDVRRLYLHNAQVIGSSMHTPAHFDGLTDLARRGTVRPVVAAVFPLEEAARAQEELARRTHVGKIVMHP; this is encoded by the coding sequence ATGGACACGCCCGAGTCCATGCGCGCGGTGCGCATCACCGCGCACGGCGGGCCGGAGGTTCTCGAGACGGCGAAGGTGCCCGTGCCCGTCCCGCAGAGGGGAGAGGTGCTGATCCGGGTGGCCGCCGTCGCCCTGAACAACACCGACCTGTGGACGCGCGAGGGCGCGTACGGCAGGCCGGGGGATCCGGACGCCCTGTCGGGCTGGCGGGGCCCGATCGAGTTCCCCCGCATACAGGGCGCCGACGTGGCCGGCCGGATCGCGGCGGTCGGCACCGGCGTCGACGCCGGGCTCCTCGGGCGCCGAGTGGTCGTCGATCCGGCGATCTACGACGCGGAAGGGCCGCACGCGAACCCGGTGGGGCTCATGGGCAGCGAACGTGACGGCGGGTACGCCGAATACGTGACCGCGCCGGTGGACCGCGTGCACGACATGACCGCCTCCCCCCTCACGGACGACCAGCTCGCGACACTCCCCACCGCCTACGGCACGGCGCTCGGCATGATCGAGCGGGGCCGCCTGCGAGAAGGGGAGACCGCCCTCGTCTCGGGGGCGTCCGGCGGTGTCGGCCTCGCGCTCGTACAGCTCGCCCGGGCGCGCGGCGCCCGCGTGCTGGCCGTCAGCAGCGGGGCCAAGACCGCGCAGGTACGCGAGGCGGGCGCCCACGAGACGGTCGACCGTGCGGGCGACCTGACCGGGCAGATCCGCGCCGCCGCCCCGGACGGCATCGACGTCGCACTCGACGTCGTCGCGGGGGAACTGGTGGCCGACGGGCTGCCGCTGCTGCGCGAGGGTGGCCGGTGGGTCGTCGCCGGTGCCCTCGGCGGCCACGACGTGACCTTCGACGTGCGTCGCCTCTACCTGCACAACGCACAGGTGATCGGCTCCTCCATGCACACACCCGCGCACTTCGACGGGCTCACGGACCTGGCGCGTCGGGGCACGGTCCGGCCCGTCGTCGCCGCCGTGTTCCCCCTGGAAGAGGCCGCCCGGGCCCAGGAGGAGCTCGCGCGCAGGACACACGTGGGAAAGATCGTCATGCATCCCTGA
- a CDS encoding helix-turn-helix transcriptional regulator, producing MTHPTGRPDDGHAPRPPVSQDAHHAPDDDEHLLREAERIAVAVGRMFPGLCEVVLHDLRHPGNAIRVIENNLSGRQVGDSATELGLRRIADPDYPGVVQNYGNRFPDGRPAKSTSIGIKNAEGRYVAALCLNLDVSTLSPLALTLANLVATEAGRRGEALETLRDRGGRELRSAIDTFAAERSSTPRALHRDQKRDLVRRLHHDGFFDTRGSAQLIADQLGISRATVYNYTKEA from the coding sequence ATGACGCACCCCACCGGCCGGCCCGACGACGGACACGCCCCCCGGCCCCCCGTGTCCCAGGACGCGCACCACGCGCCGGACGACGACGAGCACCTCCTGCGCGAAGCGGAACGGATCGCCGTCGCCGTCGGGCGCATGTTCCCCGGCCTGTGCGAAGTCGTCCTGCACGACCTGCGCCACCCCGGCAACGCCATCCGCGTCATCGAGAACAACCTGTCCGGGCGGCAGGTCGGCGACTCCGCGACCGAACTGGGCCTGCGCCGCATCGCCGACCCCGACTACCCCGGCGTCGTCCAGAACTACGGCAACCGGTTTCCCGACGGGCGCCCCGCCAAGAGCACCTCGATCGGCATCAAGAACGCCGAGGGCCGCTATGTCGCGGCGCTCTGCCTGAACCTCGACGTCAGCACACTGTCGCCGCTCGCCCTGACCCTGGCCAACCTCGTCGCCACGGAAGCCGGACGCCGGGGCGAGGCACTGGAAACACTGCGCGACCGCGGCGGACGCGAACTCCGCTCGGCCATCGACACCTTCGCCGCCGAGCGCTCCAGCACCCCGCGCGCCCTCCACCGCGACCAGAAGCGCGACCTGGTGCGGCGGCTGCACCACGACGGCTTCTTCGACACCCGAGGCTCCGCACAGCTGATCGCCGACCAGCTCGGGATCTCCCGGGCGACCGTCTACAACTACACGAAGGAGGCTTAG
- a CDS encoding pyridoxal-phosphate dependent enzyme, translating into MDDEQLSAPTAPHLHDRSGKRYPLDSPRWRGEDGSPLAVGPLPGLRPEQIDTAERSLWRYHAALPVPLSHRVSLGEGCTPMVRTAWGSQHVHFKLEWFNPTSSFKDRGVSVMMSHLAAHGADRVLEDSSGNAGASVAAYAAAAGVRARIIVPAATSAAKILQARAYGAEIELVGGTRDEVADEAVRQSKEIPYASHNWHPLFIQGTKTVAYEMWESLGFTAPDNVVLVAGAGSNVIGCDLAFGELLGAGLIDRRPRLFVGQPEHWATIADTVNGIDRAARGDRVPTIAEGASIAHPVRLPEAVEAVRRSGGGACAVTEAEIHAAVRALSARGLYAEPTSAVAAAALDRFTASGEIAPGETTVVVLTGAGLKSAEKMAAVFAEHSAVPREHGGAR; encoded by the coding sequence ATGGACGACGAACAGCTCTCAGCCCCCACCGCACCCCACCTCCACGACCGGTCCGGGAAGCGCTACCCCCTGGACAGTCCCCGCTGGCGGGGGGAGGACGGGAGCCCCCTGGCCGTCGGTCCGCTGCCCGGCCTACGGCCCGAGCAGATCGACACCGCCGAACGGTCCCTGTGGCGCTACCACGCGGCCCTGCCCGTCCCGCTGTCCCACCGGGTGAGCCTGGGCGAGGGGTGCACGCCGATGGTCCGGACCGCCTGGGGCAGCCAGCACGTCCACTTCAAGCTGGAGTGGTTCAACCCGACCTCCAGCTTCAAGGACCGGGGCGTGTCGGTGATGATGTCCCACCTCGCGGCGCACGGCGCCGACCGCGTACTCGAGGACAGCTCGGGCAACGCCGGAGCCTCGGTGGCGGCCTACGCCGCAGCCGCGGGCGTCCGCGCCCGGATCATCGTGCCCGCCGCCACCTCCGCGGCCAAGATCCTCCAGGCCCGCGCCTACGGTGCCGAGATCGAACTGGTGGGCGGCACCCGCGACGAGGTCGCCGACGAGGCGGTCCGGCAGTCGAAGGAGATCCCCTACGCCAGCCACAACTGGCACCCCCTGTTCATCCAGGGCACCAAGACCGTCGCCTACGAGATGTGGGAGTCCCTCGGCTTCACCGCGCCCGACAACGTGGTCCTCGTGGCCGGCGCGGGCAGCAACGTCATCGGGTGCGACCTCGCCTTCGGCGAACTGCTCGGAGCCGGTCTGATCGACAGGCGCCCGCGCCTGTTCGTCGGACAGCCCGAGCACTGGGCGACCATCGCCGACACCGTCAACGGCATCGACCGGGCCGCCCGCGGCGATCGGGTGCCGACGATCGCCGAGGGCGCGTCCATCGCCCACCCCGTCCGGCTGCCCGAGGCGGTGGAGGCCGTCCGCCGCTCCGGCGGCGGCGCCTGCGCCGTCACCGAGGCGGAGATCCACGCCGCGGTCCGCGCCCTGAGCGCCCGGGGCCTGTACGCCGAACCGACCAGCGCCGTCGCGGCGGCGGCCCTCGACCGCTTCACCGCCTCCGGAGAGATCGCTCCCGGCGAGACGACCGTGGTCGTGCTCACCGGCGCGGGGCTGAAGTCCGCCGAGAAGATGGCCGCGGTGTTCGCCGAACACTCAGCCGTCCCCCGGGAACACGGCGGCGCCCGATGA
- a CDS encoding ATP-binding cassette domain-containing protein, whose amino-acid sequence MRFLRRRAAVLVRLAAWSAAESAQTFLGGWCVARSLDDGFLRGAPATGLLWLGGAALAILLGAPVVRGVFAQLPLLTEPLRDALVRRSVVQALATATADTTGRAVDATAVSRLTSQTEIARDSFAGLVLAARSFVFVAAGALAGLVSLAPQFLLVVLPPLVLGLALFTASLRPMARAQHRYLDADEYIGRRAQTTRTALRDIVACGTQEPADALNRRAIDEAAAAQRALACWAAVRTLCVATAGQLPVLLLLAATPWLLGQGVTAGALVGALTYLLQALLPALHTLMTVLGTAGARLLVILERLAGPPPPEAEPLTTPRQPPAPASGHRRAAAAVELRRVEVAYGPGARAVLDGLDLTVEDGEHLAVVGPSGIGKSTLLRVAAGLLTPDQGEVRLYGRPVGDCRPSHLAALRALLPQEAYVFTGTLRDNLRYLRPDARPSDVMATVRALALDPLVDRLGGLDRPLRPDALSLGERQLVALGRAHLCAAPLLLLDEATCHTDPVAEATAEHALRSRTGTVVVVAHRLSSALRADRVLVLDGTRAQHGTHRELLGTSALYRDLVGHWNDAHG is encoded by the coding sequence GTGCGCTTCCTGCGCCGCCGCGCAGCGGTCCTGGTCCGGCTGGCCGCCTGGTCCGCGGCCGAGTCCGCGCAGACCTTCCTCGGCGGCTGGTGCGTGGCCCGCTCCCTGGACGACGGCTTCCTGCGCGGAGCGCCGGCGACCGGCCTGCTCTGGCTCGGCGGCGCCGCCCTCGCCATCCTGCTCGGCGCGCCGGTCGTCCGCGGCGTCTTCGCCCAACTGCCCCTGCTCACCGAGCCGCTGCGCGACGCGCTCGTACGGCGTTCGGTGGTGCAGGCCCTCGCCACCGCCACCGCCGACACCACGGGCCGGGCCGTGGACGCGACGGCCGTGTCCCGGCTCACCAGCCAGACCGAGATCGCCCGGGACAGCTTCGCCGGCCTGGTGCTCGCCGCCCGGTCCTTCGTCTTCGTGGCCGCGGGAGCCCTGGCCGGCCTCGTGTCGCTCGCCCCCCAGTTCCTCCTCGTCGTTCTTCCGCCCCTGGTGCTGGGCCTCGCGCTGTTCACCGCATCCCTGCGGCCGATGGCACGGGCCCAGCACCGCTACCTCGACGCGGACGAGTACATCGGCCGCCGAGCGCAGACCACCCGCACCGCCCTGAGGGACATCGTCGCCTGCGGCACCCAGGAACCGGCCGACGCGCTCAACCGCCGTGCGATCGACGAGGCCGCCGCCGCCCAGCGTGCCCTGGCCTGCTGGGCGGCGGTGCGCACCCTCTGCGTGGCGACAGCGGGCCAGCTGCCGGTGCTCCTGCTGCTGGCCGCGACCCCCTGGCTCCTTGGCCAGGGCGTCACTGCGGGCGCCCTGGTGGGCGCACTCACCTACCTCCTCCAGGCGCTGCTCCCGGCGCTGCACACGCTGATGACCGTGCTCGGCACGGCGGGAGCCCGCCTGCTGGTGATCCTGGAGCGGCTCGCCGGCCCGCCGCCGCCCGAGGCCGAGCCCCTGACCACGCCCCGGCAGCCACCCGCCCCGGCCTCGGGGCATCGCCGCGCGGCCGCGGCGGTGGAGCTGCGCCGGGTGGAGGTCGCCTACGGTCCCGGGGCACGCGCCGTCCTGGACGGGCTGGACCTGACCGTCGAGGACGGCGAGCACCTCGCCGTCGTCGGCCCGAGCGGTATCGGCAAGTCCACCCTCCTGCGGGTCGCCGCGGGGCTGCTGACACCCGATCAGGGCGAGGTCCGGCTCTACGGCCGCCCCGTCGGGGACTGCCGCCCGTCGCACCTCGCGGCCCTGCGCGCACTGCTCCCGCAGGAGGCCTACGTCTTCACGGGCACCCTCCGCGACAACCTGCGCTATCTGCGGCCCGACGCCCGCCCGTCCGACGTCATGGCGACCGTGCGGGCCCTCGCCCTGGACCCGCTCGTCGACCGCCTCGGCGGACTCGACCGGCCCCTGCGGCCCGACGCGCTGTCCCTCGGCGAACGCCAGCTCGTCGCGCTGGGCCGCGCCCACCTCTGCGCGGCCCCGCTGCTGCTGCTCGACGAGGCCACCTGCCACACCGATCCCGTCGCCGAGGCCACCGCCGAACACGCCCTGCGCTCCCGCACCGGGACGGTGGTCGTCGTCGCCCACCGGCTGTCGTCCGCCCTGCGCGCGGACCGGGTGCTCGTCCTGGACGGCACCCGGGCACAGCACGGCACACACCGGGAACTGCTCGGCACGTCCGCCCTCTACCGCGACCTCGTGGGCCACTGGAACGACGCCCACGGCTGA
- a CDS encoding helix-turn-helix transcriptional regulator, producing the protein MVRVTVVYEAHLLRAALVELLESGGIRVVSSLPHWPQGVAEGAPPDVYVVDAECLAPAGAAPAACPAAEGSALLALIPAQRPGVLRRAHAAGATGFVDKNGSKGRLLEAVRRVAEGGRFIDDTLAAEFLEAAEMPLTRRELSVLALAAKGEPVAEIAATLYLSKGTVRNYMASVIRKVGARNRVDAIRIAQGAGWT; encoded by the coding sequence ATGGTACGTGTGACGGTGGTCTACGAGGCGCACCTGCTGCGGGCCGCGCTCGTGGAGCTGCTGGAGTCGGGCGGGATACGGGTGGTCTCCTCCCTGCCTCACTGGCCTCAGGGGGTGGCGGAGGGGGCCCCGCCGGACGTGTACGTCGTCGACGCCGAGTGTCTGGCGCCCGCCGGGGCGGCGCCGGCCGCCTGCCCGGCGGCGGAGGGTTCGGCTCTGCTGGCGCTGATCCCGGCGCAGCGGCCCGGAGTGCTGCGCCGGGCGCACGCGGCGGGGGCGACGGGCTTCGTCGACAAGAACGGCTCGAAGGGGCGCCTGCTGGAGGCGGTGCGCCGGGTGGCGGAGGGCGGCCGCTTCATCGACGACACCCTCGCCGCGGAGTTCCTGGAGGCGGCGGAGATGCCCCTGACCCGGCGTGAGCTGAGTGTTCTCGCGCTGGCCGCCAAGGGCGAGCCGGTCGCCGAGATCGCCGCCACGCTGTACCTGTCCAAGGGCACGGTGCGCAACTACATGGCGAGCGTCATACGCAAGGTCGGCGCGCGCAATCGGGTGGACGCGATCCGGATAGCGCAGGGCGCCGGGTGGACGTGA
- the htpG gene encoding molecular chaperone HtpG, with protein sequence MVSSVETLEFQAETRQLLRLVIHSIYSNKDIFLRELISNASDALDKLRLESLTDSSLESDTADLHISLEVDDDARTLTVRDNGIGMTRDDLVELIGTIAKSGTAGLLEKIKESKDAATAENLIGQFGVGFYSAFMVADKVTLHTRRAGTSEGTAWESDGEGTYDIRSVDGLPVGTSVTLHLKPADSEDGLADYLSPAKIRQVVKQYSDFIRWPIRMAAERTDAEGATTVEADTLNSMKALWARSRSEVTQDEYNEFYQQISHDWLPPAETIHMRAEGTFEYEALLFIPAQAPIDLFSRESSRGVQLYVKRVFIMDDCEALMPDYLRFVKGVVDAHDLSLNVSRELLQHDRQIHGVRRRLVKKVLGAVKDMQSKDAERYAKVWDQFGRALKEGLLEDTDNTEALLDLVSAASTHDPEKTTTLRQYVERMKDGQDTIYYLTGETRAMVENSPHMEAFTAKGYEVLILTDPVDEVWVDRVPAYDGRPLRSIAKGQVDLDESADNGEDADAEKARREEDFAALLSWLSTTLSEQVKQVRLSSRLTTSAACIVGDAHDVTPTLEKMYRAMGQELPTVKRILELNPTHPLVTALRTAHEADAGDPALPEIAELVYGSALLAEGGDLSDPARFTRLLTNRLTSAL encoded by the coding sequence ATGGTCAGCAGTGTCGAGACGCTGGAATTCCAGGCCGAGACCCGTCAGTTGCTCCGGCTGGTTATCCACTCGATCTACTCCAACAAGGACATCTTCCTGCGCGAGCTGATCTCGAACGCCTCCGACGCACTGGACAAGCTGCGGCTGGAATCGCTCACCGACTCCAGCCTGGAGTCCGACACGGCCGACCTCCATATCTCGCTGGAGGTCGACGATGACGCCCGCACCCTGACCGTCCGTGACAACGGGATCGGCATGACCCGGGACGACCTCGTGGAGCTGATCGGCACGATCGCCAAGTCCGGCACCGCCGGCCTGCTGGAGAAGATCAAGGAGTCGAAGGACGCCGCCACCGCCGAGAACCTCATCGGGCAGTTCGGCGTCGGCTTCTACTCGGCGTTCATGGTGGCCGACAAGGTCACCCTGCACACCCGGCGGGCCGGCACCTCCGAGGGCACCGCGTGGGAGTCGGACGGCGAGGGCACCTACGACATCCGCTCCGTCGACGGCCTGCCCGTGGGCACGTCGGTCACCCTGCACCTCAAGCCCGCAGACAGCGAGGACGGGCTGGCCGACTACCTGTCCCCGGCGAAGATCCGTCAGGTCGTCAAGCAGTACTCGGACTTCATCCGCTGGCCGATCCGGATGGCCGCCGAGCGCACCGACGCCGAGGGCGCGACGACCGTCGAGGCCGACACGCTCAACTCGATGAAGGCGCTGTGGGCCCGGTCGCGCAGCGAGGTGACCCAGGACGAGTACAACGAGTTCTACCAGCAGATCAGCCACGACTGGCTGCCCCCGGCCGAGACCATCCACATGCGCGCCGAGGGCACCTTCGAGTACGAGGCGCTGCTGTTCATCCCCGCGCAGGCGCCCATCGACCTGTTCTCCCGCGAGAGCAGCCGCGGTGTGCAGCTCTACGTCAAGCGAGTGTTCATCATGGACGACTGCGAAGCGCTCATGCCCGACTACCTGCGCTTCGTCAAGGGTGTGGTGGACGCCCACGACCTGTCGCTGAACGTCTCCCGCGAACTGCTCCAGCACGACCGCCAGATCCACGGCGTACGCCGGCGCCTGGTCAAGAAGGTCCTCGGCGCCGTCAAGGACATGCAGTCCAAGGACGCCGAGCGCTACGCGAAGGTGTGGGACCAGTTCGGCCGGGCGCTGAAGGAGGGGCTGCTGGAGGACACGGACAACACCGAGGCGCTGCTCGACCTGGTGTCGGCCGCCTCCACCCACGACCCGGAGAAGACCACCACCCTGCGCCAGTACGTCGAGCGGATGAAGGACGGCCAGGACACCATCTACTACCTGACCGGCGAGACCCGCGCGATGGTAGAGAACTCCCCGCACATGGAGGCCTTCACCGCCAAGGGGTACGAGGTGCTGATCCTCACCGACCCCGTCGACGAGGTGTGGGTGGACCGGGTCCCGGCCTACGACGGCCGTCCTCTGCGGTCCATCGCCAAGGGGCAGGTCGACCTCGACGAGTCCGCCGACAACGGCGAGGACGCCGACGCCGAGAAGGCCCGGCGCGAGGAGGACTTCGCGGCCCTGCTGTCGTGGCTGTCCACCACCCTGTCCGAGCAGGTCAAGCAGGTCCGCCTGTCGTCGCGCCTGACGACCTCGGCGGCGTGCATCGTCGGTGACGCCCACGACGTGACCCCGACGCTGGAGAAGATGTACCGGGCGATGGGGCAGGAACTGCCCACCGTCAAGCGGATCCTGGAGCTCAACCCCACTCACCCGCTGGTCACCGCCCTGCGCACGGCGCACGAGGCCGACGCCGGCGACCCCGCGCTGCCGGAGATCGCCGAGCTGGTGTACGGCAGCGCGCTGCTCGCCGAAGGGGGCGACCTGTCCGACCCGGCCCGCTTCACCCGGCTGCTCACCAACCGTCTGACGAGCGCCCTGTGA
- a CDS encoding tetratricopeptide repeat protein, with amino-acid sequence MGNGPAAQDPRGAFAAELTRLRRQLPGLTDEALARRAGAVVLPSGSRVAVNARRLGEWTGGHAVPRRFEAVMAVVHAVAQAVGTAAPDRAATAHWQRLWRAARDERGAGDEAGSPRVGHARRPSSPVVRAPVVVGRPPGDAAALRRRDGIAARIDAGLADATVRRVLLTGAGGVGKSQLAAAAFHRGGRRARLLLWVPAGNRASVLQSYARAWRALPRLGAGGDADPHPGDGTPAGPYGTGGDDETQADLFLVWLRSTDVPWLIVLDDVDDLGEMAGLWPEGDAGRSLVTTRRRDAALLRPGVRVVTVGVFTADEAVGYLAERLAPHSPGGTVHHGEAMAALATALGCFPLALSQAAAFVIDTGTDLPSYLGLLGDERESLAGLLPSSSPADEHGGTVTGTLQLALTRAQSLAPPGTAAALLELISLLAPDGIPEAVLLGPAARAWTDGGRHAAGAANGTAPGAAGRHALLALRALHRLSLVTHREPGGTALVEAHSLVQRATRDGLPAARRAGACAAAADALEEVWSAPDCAPPTAALLHRCAESLLSHAGDRLWSDAGMHPLLRRLGPHLAGLGCHEAARATAQALAGRAELHLRPGHRDLLVLRAQLAQAEGDLGNTADAVRLLTRLRGEAVDGLGPLDPDTMSIRLHEARWRMESGLITDALADFVHLAAEARTVLPADDPLVTAAEEHTALCRGLSGDAVGARDAYAALARVLERGPGPLHPSTLRVLCDLSRWIGETGDVRTAVETYRRAVDGLDRVLGPLHHDTLIARHNLAYWHGTAGDLGLAIEQFTTAAQDASRALGAEHPTTLTYRANLAFWRGAAGETDVAVEHLGLLHRTAERVFGPDHPRSLRIRQQRAELLHRAGDHGTAVAGLAAVLTDMERVQGARHPRTLETARMLADWTAERAAAP; translated from the coding sequence ATGGGGAACGGACCGGCGGCGCAGGATCCCCGGGGCGCCTTCGCGGCAGAGCTCACCCGGCTGCGCCGGCAGCTGCCCGGCCTGACCGACGAGGCGCTGGCCCGGCGGGCCGGTGCGGTGGTGCTGCCGTCCGGGAGCCGCGTCGCCGTCAACGCCCGTCGTCTGGGCGAGTGGACGGGCGGGCACGCGGTGCCCCGCCGGTTCGAGGCCGTGATGGCGGTGGTCCACGCCGTGGCGCAGGCGGTCGGCACCGCGGCCCCCGACCGGGCCGCGACGGCGCACTGGCAGCGGCTGTGGCGCGCCGCCCGGGACGAGCGCGGTGCCGGGGACGAAGCCGGATCGCCCCGGGTGGGCCATGCGCGGCGGCCCTCGTCGCCCGTGGTCCGGGCGCCGGTCGTCGTCGGGCGCCCGCCGGGCGACGCCGCCGCGCTGCGGCGGCGGGACGGCATCGCCGCGCGGATCGACGCGGGGCTGGCGGACGCGACCGTCCGCCGGGTCCTACTCACCGGCGCGGGCGGGGTCGGCAAGTCGCAGCTCGCGGCCGCCGCGTTCCACCGGGGCGGGCGGCGCGCCCGGCTGCTGCTGTGGGTGCCGGCGGGCAACCGGGCGTCCGTGCTGCAGAGTTACGCCCGTGCCTGGCGGGCGCTGCCGCGGCTCGGCGCGGGCGGCGACGCGGACCCGCACCCCGGCGACGGCACCCCCGCCGGCCCGTACGGCACCGGCGGTGACGACGAGACCCAGGCCGACCTGTTCCTCGTGTGGCTGCGGTCGACCGACGTCCCCTGGCTGATCGTCCTCGACGACGTCGACGACCTCGGCGAGATGGCGGGACTGTGGCCGGAGGGGGACGCGGGCCGGAGCCTCGTCACCACCCGGCGCCGGGACGCCGCGCTGCTGCGTCCGGGCGTGCGGGTGGTGACCGTCGGCGTGTTCACCGCCGACGAGGCCGTCGGGTATCTCGCCGAGCGCCTGGCGCCCCACTCCCCCGGCGGCACCGTGCACCACGGGGAGGCGATGGCCGCTCTGGCCACGGCGCTCGGCTGCTTCCCCCTCGCCCTGTCCCAGGCGGCGGCCTTCGTCATCGACACCGGTACGGACCTGCCGTCGTACCTGGGTCTGCTGGGCGACGAACGGGAGAGCCTCGCGGGACTCCTCCCGTCCTCCTCCCCCGCCGACGAGCACGGCGGAACGGTGACCGGCACCCTGCAACTCGCCCTGACGCGGGCGCAGTCACTGGCACCGCCCGGTACCGCCGCCGCCCTGCTGGAACTGATCTCGCTGCTGGCGCCGGACGGCATCCCGGAGGCGGTGCTGCTCGGCCCCGCGGCCCGTGCCTGGACCGACGGCGGGCGGCACGCCGCAGGGGCGGCGAACGGCACCGCGCCCGGGGCCGCCGGGCGGCACGCGCTGCTCGCGCTGCGCGCCCTGCACCGGCTGAGTCTCGTCACCCACCGGGAACCGGGCGGCACGGCCCTGGTGGAGGCGCACTCCCTCGTCCAGCGGGCGACCCGGGACGGCCTGCCGGCGGCCCGCCGCGCGGGTGCCTGCGCGGCGGCGGCCGACGCCCTGGAGGAGGTGTGGTCCGCGCCCGACTGCGCTCCCCCGACCGCCGCCCTGCTCCACCGGTGCGCCGAAAGCCTGCTGTCGCACGCCGGCGACCGGCTCTGGTCCGACGCCGGCATGCATCCGCTGCTGCGCAGACTCGGTCCCCACCTGGCAGGGCTCGGCTGCCACGAAGCGGCCCGGGCCACGGCGCAGGCGCTGGCCGGCCGGGCGGAGCTCCATCTCCGCCCCGGTCACCGGGACCTGCTCGTCCTGCGGGCCCAACTGGCCCAGGCCGAAGGGGACCTGGGCAACACCGCGGACGCCGTACGGCTGCTGACGCGGTTGCGCGGCGAGGCGGTGGACGGCCTCGGCCCCCTCGACCCGGACACCATGTCCATCCGTCTGCACGAGGCCCGCTGGCGGATGGAGTCGGGCCTGATCACCGACGCGCTCGCCGACTTCGTCCACCTGGCGGCCGAGGCGCGGACGGTGCTTCCCGCGGACGATCCCCTGGTGACGGCCGCCGAGGAGCACACCGCGCTGTGCCGCGGCCTGTCCGGGGACGCCGTCGGCGCACGCGACGCCTACGCCGCGCTCGCCCGGGTCCTGGAGCGCGGCCCGGGACCGCTGCACCCGTCGACCCTGCGGGTGCTGTGCGACCTCAGCCGGTGGATCGGGGAGACCGGGGACGTCCGGACGGCCGTCGAGACGTACCGAAGGGCAGTAGACGGGCTCGACCGCGTCCTCGGGCCGCTGCACCACGACACCCTCATCGCCCGGCACAACCTCGCCTACTGGCACGGGACCGCCGGTGATCTGGGCCTGGCGATCGAGCAGTTCACGACGGCGGCGCAGGACGCGTCACGCGCCCTGGGCGCCGAGCACCCCACTACGCTCACCTACCGTGCCAATCTCGCCTTCTGGCGCGGCGCGGCCGGGGAGACCGACGTGGCGGTGGAACACCTCGGCCTGCTGCACCGGACGGCGGAACGGGTCTTCGGTCCCGACCATCCCCGTTCCCTGCGCATCCGGCAGCAGCGGGCCGAACTGCTCCACCGCGCGGGCGACCATGGCACCGCGGTCGCCGGCCTCGCCGCCGTCCTGACGGACATGGAACGCGTCCAGGGCGCCCGGCACCCCCGCACCCTGGAGACCGCGCGCATGCTGGCCGACTGGACCGCGGAGCGGGCCGCCGCGCCGTAG